A region from the Biomphalaria glabrata chromosome 14, xgBioGlab47.1, whole genome shotgun sequence genome encodes:
- the LOC106052363 gene encoding uncharacterized protein LOC106052363 isoform X1 yields the protein MMTKIYKCVSAAVFFMSLCVFKTGTDQNNVDPIINKNTSQDAIELKETTAKVNGTVTEENTADPISSKITKQDANYKEESTVDQTEAVTITSDVVVTDVSKQEANGDDAFLLLFPLVANPEDEGPYTSEMTAVVTRNDITIKANVSTERRKKQPPDTITKENNVNNDATTESSAVNEATKAENTKKDVTEAVVPNNVATKEETVRKDGTPHAVATAGTKKTDKKDVVTQPAVVTNATQKTEPRGNVTEQAVPTDGSSIGPSKVTPRPSSPLVNKETLAPPCISKDSGNRRYVLYLNEVRRDITSTTCDIPTYARTTELNLRLCVMNATLSYSITIETENVKYQFSPRMDTCVTCLFSYSDIKVMTFLSIVFAELEGCEQVEKRSCTVKRIDW from the exons ATGATgactaaaatatataaatgtgtatCTGCAGCCGTTTTCTTCATGAgtctttgtgtttttaaaaccg GAACAGATCAAAACAATGTAGATCcaattatcaataaaaatacCTCACAAGACGCCATTGAACTAAAAG AGACTACCGCGAAGGTAAATGGCACAGTCACAGAGGAAAACACTGCAGATCCAATTAGCAGTAAAATTACCAAACAAGACGCCAATTATAAAGAAG AAAGTACTGTAGACCAGACCGAGGCAGTGACAATAACATCAGACGTGGTTGTCACTGATGTATCCAaacaggaagccaatggagaTGATG CTTTCCTGTTGCTGTTTCCGCTTGTAGCAAATCCAGAGGATGAAGGACCTTATACAAGCGAGATGACAGCAG TGGTCACACGAAACGATATTACGATTAAAGCAAATGTGTCAACCGAACGCAGGAAAAAGCAGCCACCTGACACAA TCACAAAAGAGAATAATGTGAACAATGACGCTACAACTGAATCATCTGCAGTCAACGAAG CTACAAAAGCAGAGAATACTAAAAAAGATGTGACAGAAGCAGTTGTGCCAAACAACG TGGCTACAAAAGAAGAGACTGTTCGGAAAGATGGGACGCCACACGCTGTGGCAACCGCCG gcACCAAAAAAACTGACAAGAAAGATGTCGTGACACAACCAGCTGTTGTAACCAATG CTACACAAAAGACTGAACCTAGAGGAAATGTGACAGAACAAGCTGTGCCAACCGATG GTTCATCAATAGGTCCAAGCAAGGTCACCCCAAGGCCAAGTTCGCCATTAGTTAACAAAGAAA CTCTTGCTCCTCCATGCATAAGTAAGG atTCAGGTAATCGTCGCTACGTGCTTTACCTTAACGAGGTTAGGAGAGACATAACCAGCACGACTTGTGACATTCCCACCTACGCTAGGACGACCGAGCTGAACCTGAGGTTGTGCGTCATGAACGCCACACTGAGCTACTCCATCACCATCGAGACTGAGAACGTCAAGTACCAGTTCAGCCCAAGGATGGACACGTGCGTGACATGCCTGTTCTCCTACAGCGACATCAAGGTCATGACCTTCCTCAGCATTGTCTTTGCGGAGCTGGAAGGCTGCGAGCAGGTGGAGAAGAGAAGCTGCACCGTCAAGAGGATTGATTGGTGA
- the LOC106070456 gene encoding uncharacterized protein LOC106070456 isoform X2: MVYKFSLSFQRNVECKDETNTSGGARPSGQEMKPSTKISLTWWKKICLHSTGNPNTQWTLLFCKNISACNCKDFNKIFFMCDECSKNTPMKKYFRLNIWNRMEYSQKFLRLSYEDSQLCFLSEEYVFQLPRVLGSPLGTLELGSDHGLVLSTVSNCSLIVKPGAQYRLKVCVHNLYKPTIELKVEGQLTVTTQEDCITAAVNFDYLQLPTFMSIKSEDKCDEIKKYYCSIGLEPDVSIYYEDMPITITEESRTCVFHLHRDATNMIHICVKNFPYFYLSIEFESRRVIIALNPFSCLTVTFMKITVLTSLLVTVKDLAFQDVILYTCQYIFC, encoded by the exons ATGGTTTATAAATTTTCGCTGTCCTTCCAGCGAAACGTTGAATGCAAAGATGAAACCAACACTTCGGGTGGAGCCAGGCCTAGTGGTCAGGAAATGAAACCCTCGACTAAAATATCCCTGACCTGGTGGAAAAAGATCTGTCTCCACTCAACAGGAAATCCAAACACGCAGTGGACGTTG TTGTTCTGTAAGAACATCTCCGCCTGTAACTGCAAAGACTTCAACAAGATCTTCTTCATGTGTGACGAGTGCTCCAAGAACACGCCGATGAAAAAATACTTCCGGCTGAACATCTGGAACAGAATGGAATACAGCCAGAAATTTCTGAGACTCAGCTACGAGGATTCGCAGCTGTGTTTTCTGAGTGAAGAATATGTGTTCCAGCTACCTAGAGTGTTAG gatCTCCTTTAGGTACTCTGGAGCTTGGCAGTGACCATGGCCTAGTCCTGAGCACTGTCAGTAACTGCTCACTGATTGTAAAACCCGGGGCGCAATACCGGCTGAAGGTTTGTGTCCACAACTTGTACAAACCTACAATAGAACTGAAGGTGGAAGGTCAGCTGACCGTCACCACTCAAGAAGACTGCATCACGGCTGCTGTCAACTTCGATTACCTTCAGCTGCCAACTTTTATGTCAATTAAGTCCGAGGACAAGTGTGATGAGATCAAGAAATATTATTGCAGTATTGGCC ttgaACCAGATGTCTCTATTTATTACGAGGACATGCCCATTACGATCACAGAAGAGAGTCGAACCTGTGTCTTCCATTTGCACAGGGACGCTACGAACATGATCCACATTTGTGTCAAGAACTTTCCCTACTTCTACTTAAGTattgagtttgaatcccgaaGAGTGATCATTGCGCTCAACCCCTTCTCCTGTTTGACTGTTACCTTTATGAAGATTACAGTGTTGACAAGTTTATTGGTGACTGTCAAGGATCTGGCATTTCAGGATGTTATCCTTTACACCTGTCAGTACATCTTCTGCTAA
- the LOC106070456 gene encoding uncharacterized protein LOC106070456 isoform X1 yields MFFVWYLAVLLQDILVYKVSDAQNFNVESLLWSDPDCTVGKISREMVYKFSLSFQRNVECKDETNTSGGARPSGQEMKPSTKISLTWWKKICLHSTGNPNTQWTLLFCKNISACNCKDFNKIFFMCDECSKNTPMKKYFRLNIWNRMEYSQKFLRLSYEDSQLCFLSEEYVFQLPRVLGSPLGTLELGSDHGLVLSTVSNCSLIVKPGAQYRLKVCVHNLYKPTIELKVEGQLTVTTQEDCITAAVNFDYLQLPTFMSIKSEDKCDEIKKYYCSIGLEPDVSIYYEDMPITITEESRTCVFHLHRDATNMIHICVKNFPYFYLSIEFESRRVIIALNPFSCLTVTFMKITVLTSLLVTVKDLAFQDVILYTCQYIFC; encoded by the exons ATGTTCTTCGTGTGGTATTTGGCTGTATTGTTACAAGATATACTTGTATATAAAG TTTCCGACGCTCAAAATTTTAATGTGGAATCACTGCTTTGGAGTGATCCGGATTGCACCGTAGGAAAGATTTCCCGGGAGATGGTTTATAAATTTTCGCTGTCCTTCCAGCGAAACGTTGAATGCAAAGATGAAACCAACACTTCGGGTGGAGCCAGGCCTAGTGGTCAGGAAATGAAACCCTCGACTAAAATATCCCTGACCTGGTGGAAAAAGATCTGTCTCCACTCAACAGGAAATCCAAACACGCAGTGGACGTTG TTGTTCTGTAAGAACATCTCCGCCTGTAACTGCAAAGACTTCAACAAGATCTTCTTCATGTGTGACGAGTGCTCCAAGAACACGCCGATGAAAAAATACTTCCGGCTGAACATCTGGAACAGAATGGAATACAGCCAGAAATTTCTGAGACTCAGCTACGAGGATTCGCAGCTGTGTTTTCTGAGTGAAGAATATGTGTTCCAGCTACCTAGAGTGTTAG gatCTCCTTTAGGTACTCTGGAGCTTGGCAGTGACCATGGCCTAGTCCTGAGCACTGTCAGTAACTGCTCACTGATTGTAAAACCCGGGGCGCAATACCGGCTGAAGGTTTGTGTCCACAACTTGTACAAACCTACAATAGAACTGAAGGTGGAAGGTCAGCTGACCGTCACCACTCAAGAAGACTGCATCACGGCTGCTGTCAACTTCGATTACCTTCAGCTGCCAACTTTTATGTCAATTAAGTCCGAGGACAAGTGTGATGAGATCAAGAAATATTATTGCAGTATTGGCC ttgaACCAGATGTCTCTATTTATTACGAGGACATGCCCATTACGATCACAGAAGAGAGTCGAACCTGTGTCTTCCATTTGCACAGGGACGCTACGAACATGATCCACATTTGTGTCAAGAACTTTCCCTACTTCTACTTAAGTattgagtttgaatcccgaaGAGTGATCATTGCGCTCAACCCCTTCTCCTGTTTGACTGTTACCTTTATGAAGATTACAGTGTTGACAAGTTTATTGGTGACTGTCAAGGATCTGGCATTTCAGGATGTTATCCTTTACACCTGTCAGTACATCTTCTGCTAA
- the LOC106052363 gene encoding uncharacterized protein LOC106052363 isoform X2 yields MMTKIYKCVSAAVFFMSLCVFKTGTDQNNVDPIINKNTSQDAIELKETTAKVNGTVTEENTADPISSKITKQDANYKEESTVDQTEAVTITSDVVVTDVSKQEANGDDANPEDEGPYTSEMTAVVTRNDITIKANVSTERRKKQPPDTITKENNVNNDATTESSAVNEATKAENTKKDVTEAVVPNNVATKEETVRKDGTPHAVATAGTKKTDKKDVVTQPAVVTNATQKTEPRGNVTEQAVPTDGSSIGPSKVTPRPSSPLVNKETLAPPCISKDSGNRRYVLYLNEVRRDITSTTCDIPTYARTTELNLRLCVMNATLSYSITIETENVKYQFSPRMDTCVTCLFSYSDIKVMTFLSIVFAELEGCEQVEKRSCTVKRIDW; encoded by the exons ATGATgactaaaatatataaatgtgtatCTGCAGCCGTTTTCTTCATGAgtctttgtgtttttaaaaccg GAACAGATCAAAACAATGTAGATCcaattatcaataaaaatacCTCACAAGACGCCATTGAACTAAAAG AGACTACCGCGAAGGTAAATGGCACAGTCACAGAGGAAAACACTGCAGATCCAATTAGCAGTAAAATTACCAAACAAGACGCCAATTATAAAGAAG AAAGTACTGTAGACCAGACCGAGGCAGTGACAATAACATCAGACGTGGTTGTCACTGATGTATCCAaacaggaagccaatggagaTGATG CAAATCCAGAGGATGAAGGACCTTATACAAGCGAGATGACAGCAG TGGTCACACGAAACGATATTACGATTAAAGCAAATGTGTCAACCGAACGCAGGAAAAAGCAGCCACCTGACACAA TCACAAAAGAGAATAATGTGAACAATGACGCTACAACTGAATCATCTGCAGTCAACGAAG CTACAAAAGCAGAGAATACTAAAAAAGATGTGACAGAAGCAGTTGTGCCAAACAACG TGGCTACAAAAGAAGAGACTGTTCGGAAAGATGGGACGCCACACGCTGTGGCAACCGCCG gcACCAAAAAAACTGACAAGAAAGATGTCGTGACACAACCAGCTGTTGTAACCAATG CTACACAAAAGACTGAACCTAGAGGAAATGTGACAGAACAAGCTGTGCCAACCGATG GTTCATCAATAGGTCCAAGCAAGGTCACCCCAAGGCCAAGTTCGCCATTAGTTAACAAAGAAA CTCTTGCTCCTCCATGCATAAGTAAGG atTCAGGTAATCGTCGCTACGTGCTTTACCTTAACGAGGTTAGGAGAGACATAACCAGCACGACTTGTGACATTCCCACCTACGCTAGGACGACCGAGCTGAACCTGAGGTTGTGCGTCATGAACGCCACACTGAGCTACTCCATCACCATCGAGACTGAGAACGTCAAGTACCAGTTCAGCCCAAGGATGGACACGTGCGTGACATGCCTGTTCTCCTACAGCGACATCAAGGTCATGACCTTCCTCAGCATTGTCTTTGCGGAGCTGGAAGGCTGCGAGCAGGTGGAGAAGAGAAGCTGCACCGTCAAGAGGATTGATTGGTGA